From Polynucleobacter sp. JS-JIR-II-b4, a single genomic window includes:
- a CDS encoding Fe-S cluster assembly transcription factor: MRLTTKGRFAVTAMIDLALRETHGPVTLAGISQRQKISLSYLEQLFGKLRRFNIVESTRGPGGGYTLARPSSEVSVADIIVAVDEPLDATQCGGKGNCHTDEENHGRCMTHDLWSNLNSKMVEYLSSVSLKDLVHQQEGRGIVIQDMRQKKIKVESSKADKPATALAAKKEVAPKAPLVNSVFNLARQS; encoded by the coding sequence ATGAGACTTACAACCAAAGGTCGTTTTGCAGTAACCGCAATGATTGATTTAGCCCTGCGTGAAACGCATGGCCCCGTAACTTTGGCCGGAATTAGCCAAAGACAAAAGATTTCCCTTTCTTACCTCGAGCAATTGTTCGGCAAATTACGCCGTTTCAATATCGTGGAGAGCACACGTGGTCCTGGTGGTGGTTACACCTTGGCACGTCCGTCCTCTGAGGTGAGTGTGGCTGACATTATTGTTGCTGTTGATGAACCTCTCGATGCAACCCAATGTGGTGGCAAAGGTAACTGTCATACCGACGAAGAAAATCATGGCCGTTGTATGACGCATGATCTCTGGAGCAATCTCAATTCCAAAATGGTTGAGTACCTGAGTTCGGTGAGCTTAAAAGATTTAGTTCATCAGCAAGAAGGGCGCGGCATTGTGATTCAAGATATGCGTCAAAAGAAAATTAAAGTTGAAAGCTCTAAAGCAGATAAGCCTGCTACAGCACTTGCAGCTAAAAAAGAAGTAGCGCCTAAAGCGCCATTAGTGAATTCCGTATTCAATTTGGCGCGCCAAAGTTAA